The following DNA comes from Mucilaginibacter jinjuensis.
TGGCAATTTGTCAATTAGCACATCAACTCGAATATTTCAATTGTGATAATTTGATGATTTGTCAATTAGCACATTGATTTATTTTTGTATAATATTATGCTCTACATAATGAAGAGCATTGGCAAATTGTCAAATCACCGAATTAACAAATTATAGAGCTATGGCTTATTCAGATAAAGTAATTGATCATTACACCAACCCGCGTAACGTGGGTACCTTAGATAAATCGAGCACCAAGGTAGGTACCGGCCTTGTTGGTGCACCAGAGTGCGGCGACGTAATGCGCCTGCAAATTGAAGTTGATGACAACAATGTAATCACCGATGCTAAATTCAAAACATTTGGCTGTGGTTCTGCAATTGCATCTTCATCATTAGCTACTGAGTGGTTAAAAGGTAAATCAATCGACGATGCAATGGCTATCGACAACATGGACATTGTAGAAGAGCTGGCTTTACCTCCGGTAAAAATCCACTGCTCTGTTTTGGCCGAAGATGCTATTAAAGCTGCCATTAACGATTACCGTGTTAAAAACGGCATGGAGCCAATTGAAAGCGAAAAATCACACCACTAATTTAGTTGTGAGTTTTAAGTTGTGAGTTATGAGTGATCCAAAGCACTCTCTAATACTCGCTACTCAAACTCACTACTCATAACTAATTACTATGGTAACTGTAACTGATAAAGCAAAAGATAAAATAGACCACCTGATGACCGACGCCGGGCTGGATGCTTCGTATTTTTTACGGGTATCTGTGCAGGGTGGTGGTTGCTCTGGATTGTCTTACAATCTTGATTTCGATAACGAAGAGAAAAAAGGCGATCAGTTTTTTGAAGATAAAGGCGTTAAAATGGCGCTTGATATGAAATCATTCTTATACCTGGCTGGTACCGAATTAGATTTTTCGGACGGGTTAAACGGTAAAGGTTTCAACTTCAATAACCCTAATGCCAGCCGTACCTGCGGTTGTGGCGAAAGCTTCTCTGTATAATCTTTAAGATTTATAATATTGAAAAGGCGCTCTTTGAGCGCCTTTTTTGTTAGTATCATTTCAACAAAAAGGCGGCCATGATGGCCGCCTTTTAATTACGTACTTTTTGTTAATTATAAAACATAACGTAAGGTGATGCCAAAAGTCCGTTGGTCACCAAGTACGGCAGCATATTGGCCAGCGTTGCCTGTGGCTGGTAATAATTGCTCAAAGTAGTTCTTGTTAAGTAAGTTACGGCTCCAAATATAGGCAGACAGACCTTTGGTAGCCCTGTAGCCTAACCTGGCGTTCACTATGGTATAGCCATCAATATTTAAATATTTAGATGGTGTTGGGCTTGATGAAAAACGTGAACGGTAATAATCATCCACTCCGATGAAAAACTTGGTGTTATCGCTCACAAACTTTGCATCGGTAGCAAACTCACCACCTGCAGATGTTGTCCATTTAGAAACACCCGGCAATTGCGTGCCGGAAATATCTTCAAAATAAACGCTTTGGCCATTTACCGTTAACCCTGTTAATTCAAGCGGAAGCGGTGCATTAGTGAATTTTACATATTTGGCATCTGTGTATGCGCCCGAAGCATAGAATGTAAAGTATCTGCCGGCCAAATAATTTGCATCCAGTTCAACACCTTTTACATTTACCTTTTCTGCAGTTGCTAAGTAACCACGGTTCACACCCGGATCTGGCGATTGAACATTGGTCTGGTAATCTTTAATGTCCGAATTATGAAACGTAAAGTTCACCGTCAAATTTTCTGCCGGATTGGTTTTAGCACCAATCTCAATATGTTTAGTTTTTTCGGGTTTAATTACTGCTAAATCAAGTGCCGGTGCGTTATTTATAGTTGGCAAGCCCCCTACGTTAACACCTGATGGCTTGTAGCTTGTTGAATACGTTGCAAATGCATTAAAGCGTTTACCGGGGCGGTAAGATGCAGTAACCTGATAAGTGAAGTTTGTTTCATCAAAATTAGTGGTATAAAACTGGCTGCTGTAAACACCATTCCTTAATGCAAGCAGTGCCGGATCTGTTATTGTAATACCTCCGTTGGCTACCCTGTTATAATAAACATCCTTTTTATCATAGTTGATACGCACACCTGGGTTAATATGGAACACGTCAGCAATTTTCCAGTCTACGTTGGCAAAGGCTGCCGCAGTTTGTGATTTGATCCATGAATCGGTTGAGATACCATAACCTTCAAAC
Coding sequences within:
- the iscU gene encoding Fe-S cluster assembly scaffold IscU, giving the protein MAYSDKVIDHYTNPRNVGTLDKSSTKVGTGLVGAPECGDVMRLQIEVDDNNVITDAKFKTFGCGSAIASSSLATEWLKGKSIDDAMAIDNMDIVEELALPPVKIHCSVLAEDAIKAAINDYRVKNGMEPIESEKSHH
- a CDS encoding HesB/IscA family protein — translated: MVTVTDKAKDKIDHLMTDAGLDASYFLRVSVQGGGCSGLSYNLDFDNEEKKGDQFFEDKGVKMALDMKSFLYLAGTELDFSDGLNGKGFNFNNPNASRTCGCGESFSV